From Quercus robur chromosome 8, dhQueRobu3.1, whole genome shotgun sequence:
TTCCATTTGatagttgatgatgatgatgccatGTTTATGACAGATTTAGTGATTGGTCATGAAGAAATTCATGTGTTTTTAGAGCACTCTGTGGATAATCCTATACTAGTGGATGAAGGTGAGCTTGTTGGGGCAGATGTGCAACCATTGGCAGTGGAGCAAAACCCCTTAGGATGTGGCAGTAATGATGAGGATAATAACAGTTATAATGAGGATAATAATGAGGATCACATTGAAGTAGATGTTGAACAAGCCTACTCAAGGAGAGAAAGTAACACACCAATGGTTGAGGAGgttgataatgatgatgatgatgttgttgaGGTTGATGCTACAGAGGTTTATTCTAGAAGAGCAAGTAAGGAACCTATAACTCAGCACCCATCTGAGGACAAGGATGTAGTTGATAGCAGTGACAGTGGAGGAGGTGATGGTAAAGGAAGTGGCCTAGAGGATGAAGATGTAGTGAATTCTGAGGAGAGGGAGTTTGTGGAGGAAAGTAGTGATAGTTGGGAAGCTTCTGATGAGGATCAGACTGATGATGATGTTAGGGATGATATTGATAGCTCTGAGGATGAACTGAAAACACCTGTAGGAAAGGGAAGGGGACAAAAGAGGACCTTCCTAGTGTTCAAGCCAGTTGCTAAGGCTGAACATATTAGATTTGAGAAAGATATGTTGTTCACAACACTTAAGCAATTCAAAGAAGCTATAACTGATTATGTAGTTAATGGTGGCTGGGGGATTAGGTTTGTAAAAAATGATTTGCTGAGGGTAAGAGCAGTTTGCCAGGAAAGCTGCAAGTTTATGGCATATCTAGCAAAGGTGCCAAGAGAGAAAAGCTACCAATTGAGAACACTGAACCTGGAACACACATGCACTAGGAGCTTTAAGAATCCAAGGTGCACTTCTTCATACATTGGGAGGAAATTGATGAAGAGAGTGAGAAGACAACCTAACATGAAACTAAAAGACATCTAAGATGCTGTACATGAGAAGTTTATACTAAACATAACTCTGGGAAAAGCCAGCAGGGCTAGGGAGAAGGCAAGAGAATATGTTGATGGGGCTCACACATAGCAGTACAATCAACTTTGGGAGTATTGTGAAGAGTTGAGGAGGGCTAGCCTTGGCAGTACCGTACTTATGAAGGTACACACCTTCAATGAAGGTGATTTGGCTGCTGAGATGGACCTGATCTGTGGGGTTCCATATTTTGAGAGGTTGTATATATGCCTAGAGGGTTGTAAGAAAGGGTTTATGGCTGGCTGTAGGCCAATAATTGGTTTGGATGCCTGCCACTTGAAGACTAAGTCAGGTGGGCAATTAATCACAGCAGTTGCTAGAGACCCTAATGAAGAGTACTTCCCACTTGCCTATGCTGTATTGGAGGCTGAAACTAAAGACTCCTGGACATGATTCATAAATTTGCTACTTGCAGACATAGGTCAGAACACAAGATGAACATTTATATCAGACCAGCAGAAGGTATGTATGTTTAGTACCATATTTATTGCACTTGTTATACTTGTTGTGATAAGTGAGTTACTAACACCACAATTGCACTTGTTGTACTCACAGGGGTTGGTACAGACCTTCATTGATAATTGGCCACAATATGAGCATAGGATCTGCTGCAGACACCTCTACAATAATCTTAGGAAGAATCATCCTGGTGTTCTGATCAGAGAGTTCTTTTGGAAAGCAACCAAAGCTACTTATAAAGCTGAGTTTGATAGGCTGATGGATGAACTAAAGGGAATTGATGAGGATGCACACAGTTGGTTGCAAGATTATTCAACCACCATATGGGCCAGACACATGTTCAGTGAGGATGGGTTGAGTGATACAGTACTAAACAACATGTGTGAGAGTTTTAACAGCAGGATTTTGAAGTTTAGATCTAAGCCTATAATTACTATGGTATGAATCTAAGCCTTTGAGTAACAGTTAGTTAGATACATTATTTGATACATTGTTTGATTAACATTTTGTGTGTGATTACAGCTGGAGTCCATCAAGGTATATCTTATGACCAGGTTTCAATATAACAGACAAAAGATCATGAGAGTGGAATCAGAGATATGCCCTAAAGTGCTTAAGAGGTTGCATAGGGAAAAGATTGCAAGCAGCAGGTGGTTTGCTTGTTGAGCAGGTCATACACAGTTTGAGGTTAAAAGTGGACTGTAAAGCTTCAATGTGGACATGGAAAAATGAGATTGTAGTTGCAGGAAATGGAATACGACTAGCATACCATGTGCCCATGCAATTTCCTACATATTCTTCAATAGGCAAGAGGCTGAGCAGTATGTGCATAGGTGTTTTCATGTCTCCACATATAAGGCCTGTTATGAGCCAGTAATTGTACCTATCAATGGGCAGAATATGTGGAGGCCCAGTGGTGTCCAACCCGTTCAGCCTCCTATCAAAAGAAGACCACCTGGCAGGCCCAAGAAGAAGAGGACAAGGGAGCCTGGTGAAGCAGTAGGTAGGAGAGTTGGTATCTCCAAACAATGTAGGACTTGTGGTAAAATAGGACACAATAAAAGAAGTTGCAAGGGTGAGGTTGGAGGAAACTCTTCCCTACCAGGCACCACAAACAGAACTAGTGCAGCCAAAAAGGTAACATTCTACCATATCTGTCAAGTAAATGTGTGAGAGTTTGTACATATTACATGTCAATAAATGTGGATTTCTTGTTTGTAGACCAGCAGATGTAGAAACTATTCCAACATCAATTAGCCAATAGGACAAGCTTAAGCTCAACCAAGCTCAGCCACCCCATTTACACCACCTCAGCCATCTGTATCATCCCAGTTCAGCATGCACACCTTCACTCCTGGTGCACCACCTCAGCCGTTGCCATCATTTCAGTCCAGCATGCACACCTTCACTCCTTGTGCACCATTCCAAACCAGCATGCACTTCTCATCCAGCCCAAGTGCACCATTCCAGACCAACATGCACAGCACTGCCACACCTTTTCCACCACCCCAGTCCAGCATGTACAGCTCTAGTCCAAGTGCACACCAGACCCCCACAGGATCATCCAATCCAATTGCACCACCCAACTTAGGCAGCAGTCCAATTCCAAGACTGAGGAGGAAAAGGATGGTCACATCAGAGACCCTGAATGCTTCCAAGAATGCATCTAGATACATGGGGGCTATCAAGTTTGCTAGGAATCAGTCATCAACGCATGatccaagaaaaaaatgaatagcTTGTCGTTTTATATCTTTTGATGAATGGCTTGTGTTTTGTATAATTATAGCCAAGCCCTTATTTTGTATTATTGGTATTACTTAAACAATGCCCTGCTGTTTGGGTTAAGATTGGCAGTTGAACAATGCCCTTTTGTTATTTAAACatacttttgcttttttttaatgataactaTGTCTGGGTTAAGTTTGGCAGTATGTTATTTAAGATGTTTAGATTTCAAGATTGAGTTTGTTGTTTCCTTCTGTCTTGTTTTATATGTGTAGTATAATGCTTTCTTGGAATATGTTATCTGTTACCAGTTTTATTTGTTGCATGCACTTGGAAATCTGCTACTTGGTTCAACAGGGACATTTCCAATCCACACATCCACACATTGAATTGAATGAGAAAGGTATTCATTTATTTCTCAACAGAAGGAGTACAAAATAAGCAGCAGGTGTGTGTCATTGCTATTAACTAATCCTACCAAAATAGAGCACACTGCCACTGCCAACCCTCCATACATTAACACTGCAACCCtccatacataaacatacataaacacTGCAACCCTACATGCACTAACAAGCACAGCAACCCACACAAGTTATTCCCACCCCCTACCTAAGCAAACATAGAACTGCAAATATCGCCACTAACAATGCCACAACTACAACTaaaaacttctctctcttcttgtagTCTGCAAGCTCAGCCTCAAGTTTGATGACCCTTTGCCTTTGCTGTGGGATAAGCACCTTACCACGTTCACATATCTCATCATCACGCCATTAGAAGAATCGACACTTCCGCCCCACCTGAAACATAGATAATGctctgaaaaatgaaaaatggaaaTCCGAAACAACATACTGAAATTAACTAAAACCCACTCAAAAAATTTACTGAAATTGACATACCCAGTTGTTTGGACAACCATAGAACCTTCTGCCAGGGTTGTCTTCAGTCCACGCCACAACTAGGATAGGTTTTTTATTACAGTAGCACGTCATTGGTGCTCTCCTCCTCACACTGGAATTTGTTGAACAACTTGCTTCCATTGGGCTTCGAAGATTGTTTGTTTTGATCGTGGTTTTGGGAGATGAGGATTAGCTGTGTGGGTGGAGGTCGAAGCTCGAATTTTGGGAGTTTAGGGTTTCTGGTACTGATTTGGGGGGTAAGTGAGGGTCACGTGCGAAAAATggggcaggaaacccaggtggCATGGGAGACGAGAGCATATTTTAATCAGTCCGTTAGCCACGTCAGCCATTTCCGTCTGTTGGCTGACGGAAAGGACTTAAATAACAAGCGTTAATTGGATTTAggactaaaaatggtaaaatagaaatgtagggaccaaaatagaaatgaccccaaaaaGTAGGGACGAAAAGAGCATTTACGCCTATTTTCTACCACAGACTAAACTTGGGTTGAAAAAGAGTAGCAAAGCAGCGTAAAAAATGGCTCATTTTAGGAACAAACATTTCACTTGGCGCGTAAACAATACTTACTGAGcagtaaaaagaaaagtaaaagaaaagaaacaaaattatacTAGCACAAAATAGTATACTGGCTTTCCCACGTGAGGttctgaaactttttttttttttttttaattccaaaactttggttaagaaagaaaagaaagtgatgAATATATTATTCCTGCCTTGGAAAACCTTTTCCCTCCTAGACTAACAGAGCCTATACCACCCCCACTCGTGCAAAATTGTAACCAAATTCTACATTTTTACTTATAGCCTTGAATTTCAGTCTGTCCCTATTGCCTAAAACATGTGCAAAGAAAACCATTTTGGTTCTTAGACTGACTTCAAAAGTTTCCTTCTCAAAATGTGTTTAGTTTGGGTTACCAAAAACTTGGTTTGATGACAAAATGTGGGTGACACAGTGATGAGACTTTACATAGCACATACAGAGATATAAGACTTTACATAGCACAATCCAACAATTTCATGCACACTGCTCTATTATTTTTGGTGAAAAGGATGCTTTCATTAAAAACTATGGAACGGATTTTGGCTTTGATTTCTATAAACTAAATAACTACtcgttttataaaaaaaaaataataatttacattttgattaattaatatatattttttatatatacaaatttatcaaggattttactaatgtgtgccctaagggcacacattaatttccatttttggaaaaaaatttctcaagaaTTGGAAAAGTaatgacagctttttcaatttctgagaaaatgtttccaaaaatagaaaacttaatgtataccctaagggcacacattaaccgaaCCCATTTATCAAAAGCCACCCCTGCACTGTCTAAACTGAGTAATAAGGAAACCTCAGTAGGGTGGTCTAAGTACACTACAAAATCTTGTGGGAGAAGAGCACCCGTTCTAGTAAGGACATCCACGCATTTATTAGCTTCTTGGAAGCAATGTTAGACATGAACCATGGGAATTTGTTGAAGCCCAACCTTGCAGTCACTGAGGAGAGCACCATAGCTATTGGACTAACCATCATCCTTCTTCAACAAATCCACAAGTAGTTGCGCATCAAGTTCCACAATCATAGCAGGGACTTTTAGAGAGATACAAAGCCTGATACCGTCCCTTAAAGCCCATAGTTCAACTGCAAAACTAGTGGTGTAGCCAACAGCCCTTGTATACCCTTTAACCCAAAGACCTTTGTCATCCCGAATTAAGCCTCCTCCACTTGACAAACCTGGGTTGTTGAGAAAAGAGCCATCAGAGTTAAGCTTATGCCAATTTAACGATGGTTTAATCCAGCTAGCTTTAATGGGAGTCTTGGCACGGATTTGTTTCCCATTGGACCTGATGAAAGCAAATTCTGTGGCTCTCGCAATAGCATCAGTTCCTAAATTACATGGCTGCCTCTCATTTCGAAAAATAACATTGTTACGCCGAATCCACAAGGACCAAATactaaaggaaaaaatattccCCCATATAATATTAGATAAAGAGGAAACCTGAGAGCAATAACAGTTGAGCTGAAGCCAATCCTTCAGGCTAGATCTGTAGAAGAGAGAAGTAaacaaggggggggggggggggctagGGAGTTCCAAAAAACCTGGGCTTCTCGGCAATCCCTAAGAGCATAAGTAATGGTTTCAATACCTTTATTACACAAGGGACACACATCACTCAATCCTCTAGTAGAGAGCACTCCACGAGCCGGTATGCTTTAGAGGAAGCATTGCCATATAAAACACTGAATTTTAGGGATGATACTCACCTTCCAAATCCATTCACCATTAAAAGATACAGAGGACCAGCCCTCATCTTCCAAGCAAGCCAATTTGTAAGCTTCTTTAAGGTCAAAATTCCCACTAGGGGAGGAACACCAAATAATGCGATCAGCACTTTAAGCCGTAAAAGAAATAGGAGTAGCTTTAATTTCTTTCATCAAGGAGTTAGGGAGGGAGAAGGATAAATTTTGCCAAATTCCAACCTGAATAATTAACCACATCCTTCAATAAAAGTCCATCCTCTTCATGATTAAGAGGCCTAACAATCTGTTTTCTAAGAGTGCCCTTATCCATCCATTTGTCATGCCATAACTACAAATTGTTATCCCTTCCGATAGCCCATTTTGTCCCTTCTTTAAAAACCTTCTCACCCTTTCAGATTGCTAACCATGTGGAAGAGCACGGCTTGCTCTTGGTGTTGAGATTAAGAACTCTTCTAGGGGAACAATATTTTTGAAGAAGGAATCTTACCCAAATGGAAGTGTTTTCACATTGTAGACGCTAGTTAAGCTTGGCTAATAAGgcaatattttttcctttgttgttAGAATTCCTAAGCCACCTTCCTTCTTCGGCCTTGTGATCTTTTTCCAACTAATCAAATGGATCTTTTTCTTGGATTCCATTGATCCCCATAGGAAATTTCGGCTGATTCTATCCATGTTGCAAAGAATCTTTGAAGGAAGGGCCACACATTGCATGGCATAGCTAGGAATGGCAGTTGTCATGGCTTGGATAAGGACCATTCAACCCGTAAAGGAGAGGAGGTTTGCTTTCCATCCAGCAAGGCGATTTTGCATCTGCTCTATAATGTACCCAAAATCTTGATTTATACCCGAATGTTTGATAGGGAAGCCCAAGTATTTACCAAGAGAAGGGGTAGACCAGAATCTCAATAACTCACACAGATCAGCCTAATTGTCGACAGCCACATTAGGAGAAAAATATACTCTAGATTTTTCATGACTCACCTTTTGCCCTGAGAGACTGCAAAAGGTGTCAAGTGTATCCTTAACAGCCATGTAGTTCTTGCGGTCTGCTTTCACAAATAAGACCAAATCGTCCACAAAAAAgagatgggaaaaacctaaGCCTCCTTGGGATGCCTTGACTAGATTCCATAATTTAGCACTGCATTTTTCCGATATAAGGGCCCCCAACACTTccatacaaagaaaaaataggtAGGGAGGGAGAGGGTCCCCTTGGCGAATACCCCTAGACAGATGAAAAGGATCAAGAGCTCCTTCATTGAAAAGAATGGATATCGAGGAAGTAGACACACAGCTCATGATAAGAGAAATTAGCTAGGTTGGGAACTTGAAAAGGTTCAGGATGTCCCTTATGAAGCTCCATTCGAGGCGATCATAAGCCTTTTCAAGGTCTATCTTTATTGCCATGAGTCCATGTCTTCCTTTTTTCCTAGACATAGTATGAATAATCTCTTGGACAATAACAGCATTATCAGTGCCTTTCCTTCTCGGAACAAAAGCAGCTTGCAGCGAAGACACCAAAATAGTGAGCAAAGGCCTGATCCTGGCCACAATGATCTTTGAAACAATCTTATACACAGTGTTGCAAAGGCTAATAGGATGGAAATTGATGAAGGATTCTAGGTTTTTGCACTTAGGAACCAAAGTGATCAAGGTTTGGTTGAGGTATTCTGGGACTTTAGTAGAGAAAaagattttcttaatttttttccctaaccCAATCTCCAACCAATAGCCAAAACCTTTGAAAAAATCCGGTATGAAGTCTGTCAGGTCCCGGAGCTTTGAAAGCTTTTAGGGCCCAAAAACTTGCCTTAATTTCCTCATCAGAAACAGGACAAGTAATCTTACCAGCAACTTCCCCCCTTATGCAGGCTTGCCAAAAAGGAGGATCCCAAGGGGAGAGGGTGGAGGAGCTGTGGCTAGATGAAAATAATTCAACGAAGCCAAGCCTCAAGAAGTTGGCTATATCCCTTTCCCAATGAATCCAGTTTCCAGCTCAGTCTTTTATACATGATATGCGGTTCCTTCTCCTCCGAACAAGGGTTGAAGTGTGAAAAAAACCAATGTTTCTGTCCCCCTCAACAAGCCAAGTAATACGCGCTTTCATAGCCCAGAACTCCTCTTCAAGTTTAGATACCTCATTAAGTTCCGCTCTAAGGTCCTTCTTTAAACTAACCAGGAAATCATTTGCATTCCTTGATAGGGCTAGCTGCACACCCTTAAGTCTAGCAAtaactcttttcttttggtaAAATAAATTCCTGAAGACATTTTTATTCCACTCTTTTGCTTGAGTCTAAAAATTAGAGATTGCCTGTGACAAAGTAGGAGGGGTCATCCTAGCA
This genomic window contains:
- the LOC126696373 gene encoding uncharacterized protein LOC126696373 yields the protein MKVHTFNEGDLAAEMDLICGVPYFERLYICLEGCKKGFMAGCRPIIGLDACHLKTKSGGQLITAVARDPNEEYFPLAYAGLVQTFIDNWPQYEHRICCRHLYNNLRKNHPGVLIREFFWKATKATYKAEFDRLMDELKGIDEDAHSWLQDYSTTIWARHMFSEDGLSDTVLNNMCESFNSRILKFRSKPIITMLESIKVYLMTRFQYNRQKIMRVESEICPKVLKRLHREKIASSRQEAEQYVHRCFHVSTYKACYEPVIVPINGQNMWRPSGVQPVQPPIKRRPPGRPKKKRTREPGEAVGRRVGISKQCRTCGKIGHNKRSCKGEVGGNSSLPGTTNRTSAAKKVTFYHICQVNV